The Chloroflexota bacterium nucleotide sequence AGTACAGGGGGACGCCTCCGGACGACGTGATGGGTTACCACACCGGCAAGGACATCCCCAACTACTGGAAATACGCCCACGACTTCGTGCTCCAAGACCACATGTTCGGCTCGGTGGCCTCTTGGAGCCTGCCTTCACACCTTTTTTTGACCTCCCTGTGGTCCGCGCGCTGCACCCAGCACAACGATCCAGCCAGTTGCACCAATGTGCCGGGGTATCCGCCTCCCCCTCCCGGCTGGAAGGGCGCAAAGGCGCCGATTTACGCGTGGACCGACTTGACCTACCTGTTGCACGAGCACCACGTGAGCTGGCGCTACTACATGTTCAACGGCACCGAGCCTCCGTGCATTTCGAACACCACCCAGTCGTGCGCACCCGTCACCAATGGCCCTCAATCGGCCTCGATCTGGTATCCGCTCAAGTGGTTCGACACCGTCCGCAACGACCACCAGACCAAGAACATCCAGTCGGTGAAGCATCTATTCGCCGCCGCTACCGGTGGGACACTGCCCGCGGTCTCATGGGTGGTGCCGAACTACCTCGTCTCTGAGCACAATTTGGACGCGCGAATCAGCCCCGGCCAGACGTATGTCACCGGATTGATCAACACGTTGATGCGCGGCCCTGAGTGGAGGTCAACCGCGATCTTTCTCAGCTGGGACGACTGGGGCGGTTTCTACGACAGCGCCGTTCCCCCGAAGGTGGACGAAAACGGTTACGGGCTGCGTGTCCCGGGTTTGGTCATTAGCCCCTACGCCAAGCGCGGCTACATCGACCACCAAACCCTCAGCTTCGACGCCTACGCCAAGTTCATCGAAGACGACTTCCTCAACCGGGCGAGGCTAGACCCCAGCACAGACGGCCGGCCCGACCCCCGCCCCGACGTGCGCGAAAACGCGCCCCAGCTGGGCGATCTGGTCAAGGACTTCAACTTCAATCAAAGACCACGCAAGCGCGTGATCCTGCCCGTCCACCCGAAGACCGACCTGATCGAGCCCACCAACGCCCTCGGAGGCCCCAGTAGCGCCTTCGGATGGGGCTAGAAGCTA carries:
- a CDS encoding alkaline phosphatase family protein, with the protein product MRVARLAALLALAVVIAVAVASRSGSASSSPTDRAQFDASLRSHLRLSGIHKIRHIVIIMQENRSFDNYFGTYPRADGIPGLAGHRGKVPCIPDPGEHCVRPFHDRHDLNAGGPYGFHTAQEVIDGGKMDGFIRQEEKRKYRGTPPDDVMGYHTGKDIPNYWKYAHDFVLQDHMFGSVASWSLPSHLFLTSLWSARCTQHNDPASCTNVPGYPPPPPGWKGAKAPIYAWTDLTYLLHEHHVSWRYYMFNGTEPPCISNTTQSCAPVTNGPQSASIWYPLKWFDTVRNDHQTKNIQSVKHLFAAATGGTLPAVSWVVPNYLVSEHNLDARISPGQTYVTGLINTLMRGPEWRSTAIFLSWDDWGGFYDSAVPPKVDENGYGLRVPGLVISPYAKRGYIDHQTLSFDAYAKFIEDDFLNRARLDPSTDGRPDPRPDVRENAPQLGDLVKDFNFNQRPRKRVILPVHPKTDLIEPTNALGGPSSAFGWG